The Salvia miltiorrhiza cultivar Shanhuang (shh) chromosome 1, IMPLAD_Smil_shh, whole genome shotgun sequence genome has a window encoding:
- the LOC131005281 gene encoding uncharacterized protein LOC131005281, protein MVANFTRVDTLELKDLIYQRIGHQRADKYFDQLKRFLSLKLSKVEFDRSCLQTIGRENVSLHNRLIRSIAQNACQARIPPQKARKIEGLSVKVANGYQRNCLQSLYGDAFPQSPRKCRSPVSRDRKLRDRPSPLGPLGKSPSFTCEETVTRTQEQQSGTELHSLCSRPPVDVVSVEDGEEVEQRAADVGRWWSPVTAPFGVSIGAREAAPCSYKDDACIAEACENRGELPDTLSLRRRLQKKLASEGVGISLECADVINNSLDVFLKRIIEPCVSIASRDLGRQSNKAVMRSDRSTNVSMLDFRVAMESNPRLLGADWPVHLEKICHYASEE, encoded by the coding sequence ATGGTGGCGAATTTTACTCGTGTGGACACGCTAGAGCTGAAAGATCTTATCTATCAAAGGATTGGACACCAAAGAGCAGATAAGTACTTTGATCAGCTGAAGAGGTTTCTAAGTTTGAAGCTTAGTAAAGTCGAGTTTGATAGGAGCTGCTTACAGACGATTGGAAGGGAGAACGTTTCTCTTCACAATAGGCTTATCCGATCCATTGCCCAAAACGCGTGCCAAGCTAGGATCCCACCTCAAAAGGCTCGAAAAATTGAAGGACTAAGTGTTAAGGTTGCAAATGGTTACCAGAGGAATTGTCTGCAATCTCTCTATGGTGATGCTTTCCCACAGTCGCCTCGCAAGTGCAGGTCTCCTGTCAGCAGAGATCGCAAGCTTAGGGATCGCCCGAGCCCTCTGGGCCCACTGGGTAAGAGCCCTAGTTTCACGTGTGAAGAAACAGTCACAAGGACTCAAGAACAGCAGAGTGGAACAGAGTTGCATTCCCTCTGCAGCAGACCTCCAGTTGATGTCGTCTCAGTGGAAGACGGGGAGGAGGTTGAACAGCGTGCAGCTGATGTCGGGAGGTGGTGGAGTCCTGTCACTGCTCCTTTCGGCGTTTCAATTGGCGCTCGTGAGGCTGCTCCTTGTAGTTATAAGGACGATGCTTGTATTGCCGAGGCTTGTGAAAATAGGGGGGAGTTGCCTGATACGTTATCTTTAAGAAGGCGTTTGCAGAAGAAGTTGGCATCGGAGGGAGTTGGGATCTCGCTGGAATGTGCGGACGTGATAAACAACAGCTTGGATGTGTTCTTGAAGAGAATAATCGAGCCATGTGTGTCGATTGCTTCCCGTGATCTCGGGAGACAATCAAATAAGGCAGTGATGAGGTCGGATAGATCTACGAATGTGAGTATGCTGGATTTCCGGGTTGCGATGGAATCAAACCCTCGTTTGCTCGGGGCGGATTGGCCCGTCCATCTTGAGAAGATCTGCCATTACGCCTCTGAGGAGTAA